The genomic region CACGCTCACTCCGTCGCTCGGGCTCACGAGGTGGTAGTCAGGCTCCCAGTTGAAGTGCCTGACGTACTCGTCGGTGACCCTCATCGCAACATCCGGGGCCAGCTCCTCGGGCACTATGGCCACCGCTGACCCGCCGAAGCCGGCACCGGTGAGTTTTGCCCCGTAGGCACCGAATTCAACCGCCTTCCTCACGAAGAAGTCTAACTCTTCGCTTGAAACCTCGTAGTTTCTGGCTAAATCCCAGTGCGAGGCAGTCATCAGCTCGCCGAAGGCCCGGACGTCGCCGCTCCGCAGGGCGTCCCTCGCCTCAAGGACGCGCCGGTTCTCCCTCACGATGTAGCCGAAGAAGCGTCTGTACAGGGAGGGAAGATTCCTCAGCTCCTCCTCTTCGACCTCCTTGGAGGTTCTCTTTCCGAGGAACCTGAGGGTCTCCTCGGCGACCGTCCTCCTCTCTGCGTAGGCTGAGCCGGAGAGTTCCCTCTTAACCCCGGTGTAGAACACGAGAACCTGGACATCGTTCGGAAACCTGATGTACTCGTGCTCCAGCGTGTCCGTGTCGAGGAATATGGCGTGGTCTCTCTTTCCGTGAACGACAGCGAACTGGTCGAGTATCCCGCAGGGGACACCCACGAACTCGTTCTCCGCTTTCTGAGCCAGAAGGGCCATCTCTATCGGAAGGAGATTCAGCCTGTAGGCCTCGTTGAGGAAGGCCAAAACTGCCAGCTCAAGGCTTGCTGAAGAGCTTAATCCGGAACCGATCGGCAGATCTCCACCGAGGATTCCCTTCATTCCCCCGACGTCGTAGCCTTCCTCCCTAAGAACCCAGAAGATTCCCCTGACGTAGTCGGCCCAGTCGCTGGCTTTCCTGATTTCATCGAGGCCGAACTCCTTCACCTCCCTGGATATCTGGGAGTAGACCCTCACCCTCTCATCGGTCTGGGCGTGCAGGACCGTGTAGAGGTCTATCGCCATCGGCATGACGTAGCCGAGCGCGTAGTCCGTGTGCTCCCCAATCAGGTTGACCCTTCCCGGAGAATCAACGCGGTACACGATTCCACCCGTGGGAGTTAGGCTCGAAAATATTTAAGGCTGACCCCCTCCCCGCCAATGGCGGGGGGTTAAACCCCATGCGGAGAGGTTTCCCTTTGGAGTTCTCGGGAATTCAATCCACTCCCCGCCTTCGAGTTTTTCCTTCACCGTAACGCTGATGTGAGCGTACCATTTGCGTTTAACCTCGTCATAAGTTATTTCTAAACGCCCTCGCTTGCCTTTCAAATGAATTCTGCCCTTGAACTGGATTTCAAGGCGTTTGAATTTGCCAAGGCCTTTGAGAACCAGCTTGTTCCCCTCAATCCTGTACTGGTCGTTTCTGAGAACGATTAAGGCTTTTCTCCTCCCATCTTCTTTGAGATAGTTTGGTGGTTTTGGTTTGAACCAGTTGGGGAGTTCTCCATTCCGCTTCTTCCGCAGGAGGGAGAAAAACGAACGCCATGCCTCGGCGTTTTTGCGACAGATTTGTTGGACTGTGACTGAACCGATTTCCCGTTTAAACTCCTCATAAACGGTTTTCTGAGTTTTCAGGAAGTCAATGGGGTTTCCCTGAAAGTATTCCTGTCTCCTCAGGTGGTTTGCTCTGTTCCAAGCCTTAGCGCTAATATCTGATAACTCGAAAAGGGCTTTCTCTTGGGTTTTTGAGGGCTGGAGTTTGACTGTTACCGTCCGTTTCATTCTGGTATATAGTATAAATTTTAAGCCTTAAAAAAGTATCGCTTTCCTGCTCAAAGGCTGGTTGAGTGGTTTACTGCATCCTAGCAGTGGACGGCAAGATTTTCAAAAGAGAGATACAACGAGGGAGAAAAGGAAAGCTCAGCCCATCTGAATCGCAGTCGTTCTCAGTTCTCCCCTTTCGAAGCGGTAGGGGTCGTACCACGCTGCCGGGAGGTCGGTTCTTCCCTTCGTCACCAGGTCCGCCACCATCTCGGCAACCGCAGGCGCCATCATGAACCCGTGCCCGCTGAAGCCAGCCGCGATGTAGTAGTCGCTCAGCTCCTCTATCTTTCCTATGGCGGCGTTGCTGTCCGGCGTCTTCGCGTAGTAGCCGGCCCACGTCCTCAGTATGAGGAGCTCCCTTAGTGCCGGGATGATCTTGGTGAAGTAGTAGCTCACCTCGCGGAGGAACTCGTAGGTCGGGCTCAGGTCGTAGGTCGGGCCCAGCTCGTAGCCGACTCCTCCAACGACACCGCCGTGGGCGGTCTGGGTGAGGTAGGCGTGGCCGTACTTGAAGGAGATGACCATCGGGTTTATCGAGCCCTTCTTTATGGGCTGGGTGATGACAGCCTGGTGCTTGTAGGGCTCTATGGGTATCTTGGTCTTTATCCCTGCCATCGCGTTTATGAGCTTGGCCCAAGCGTTGGTGGCGTTGATGACGGTGCCGGTCCTAATGACTCCCCTGTTCGTTTTCAGTCCCTTTATCTCGCCGTTCTCAATGAGGAAGTCCTTGACCTCTGTGTATTCGACGAGTTTGGCCCCAAAGCGTTCGGCGTTGAGGGCGAACTTGGCCGTGGAGTGGAAGGGGTCCGCCTTTCCGTCGGTCGGGTTCCAGGAGGCGGCTATGACCTCGCTGATGTCGAGGAGTGGGACTATATCCTTTGCCTCCTCCGGTGTTATGAGTCTCGTCGGGACGCCGAAGCGGTTCTGAATCGCTATGTTGCGCTTGAACTCCTCGACCTCATCGTCGTCGTAGAGCAGGAAGAGGTAGCCGGTCTGCTCGAAGGAGAAGCCGTATTCCTCGCTGTATTTCTTCCAGAGCTCCACGGAGCGCTTCATGACCTGGACGTTCGATTCATCGTTGAACTGCTGTCTTATGCCCGTTCCACAGCGGAAGGTGGAACCGGAACCTATGAAGCGCTTCTCTATGACGGTGACCTCCTCCCCACGTTTGGCGAGCTCGTGCGCTATGGTGACTCCGATTATTCCCCCACCGATGATGACGATTTCACTCCTCTCGGGAAGCTCTTTGCTCGGCATTTCAATCCCTCCCCGCGGTGACCTTCATCCTGACGTTCTTCAGCGGCGGTCTCGCGACGGGTATGTCGAGCCTGTCCATCGGCGTTCCGGTTCTCTGGGAGACGACCACCGCGCCGTTGAACAGGCAGAAGCGGCCCTGACAGAAGCCCATCGCGAGGTGGGTCAGGCGCTTGATTATCTGCAGGTCGGTTATTCCACTCCTCACGACGTCGTCTACCTTCCTCAGGGAGACGTCGCAGCCGCATATCTGGACGTCCTCAAGGTTGAGGCTTCCGAAGTCTATACTCTGAACCTGCACCGCCTCCGGTTCGTACTCCTTCAGCCTCTCCGCGTGGATGCACGGCTCGGCGTCGAAGCCGAACTCCCGGAGGATGTAGGCCCCGACGAGCCTGCCCTCCAGGTAGTTTGCGTAGTGCGGCTTTATTGAAACGGCGCTACCGGCGACGTAGATTCCGTCGCGGATCCTGTGCTGGGAGTCGAGAACCGGGGTGTAGTAGCCGTGCTTGAAGACCAGCTTTCCACCTGCCTGGGTCGGCGGGTTGATGTCGGGTCTCCTTCCCTCGGCCATGATGACGGCATCAACCTCGTAGACGTTGCCGTTCGTGTCGATGAGCCTCTCGACCTTCTCATCTCCCTCAACGCGCTTGGGATTCGGGACGACGATGTATTCGATGCTCCAGCGGTCGAGCTCCGCCGTTATCTCTTCCGGCTTGCTACCCACGACTGCGACCTTCCTTCCAGGCGCAACTCCCCAGACGTTGAGAACCTCCAGGAGGTCGGAGCGCCTGAACACACCCGGCATGTCGTTGTTCTCGAAGAGATGGATGTTGTCAACGGCTCCAACGGCCAGAACGACGCGCTTGGCCATTATCTCGATGAGCTGGTTTTCCCCGGTAACTATTGGCACGAGGAAGTACTCGCCCTTGTCGAAGACGCCGAGGGCTATCGTGCCCTTGAAAACACTGACGTTCTCGTTGAACTTTCCGGTGAGCTCCCTAACGACTTCCTGGGGGGACTTCTCCCCAAAGCCCTTCTGGGGAAGGCCCTTGAGCCAGAGGTCGCCTCCGAGCCAGCCCTTCTCCTCCACCAGGGCGACAGTCAGGTGATCCTGAACCTTGAGAACGGTTCCGATTCCAGCCGGGCCGCCTCCGATGACGGCCACATCAACTACCAGCCTTTCAACCGGCTTGCCCTCGTCGATCTCCACGGTCTCCTG from Thermococcus celericrescens harbors:
- a CDS encoding FAD-dependent oxidoreductase encodes the protein MRPLDLTEKEPSRKVTVYFEGKAYEAYEGEKITVALLANGIYWLTTSTEGRKRGAFTFGPVPMVVNGTRNVNARKTKVRDGMRLERQGYGDFQETVEIDEGKPVERLVVDVAVIGGGPAGIGTVLKVQDHLTVALVEEKGWLGGDLWLKGLPQKGFGEKSPQEVVRELTGKFNENVSVFKGTIALGVFDKGEYFLVPIVTGENQLIEIMAKRVVLAVGAVDNIHLFENNDMPGVFRRSDLLEVLNVWGVAPGRKVAVVGSKPEEITAELDRWSIEYIVVPNPKRVEGDEKVERLIDTNGNVYEVDAVIMAEGRRPDINPPTQAGGKLVFKHGYYTPVLDSQHRIRDGIYVAGSAVSIKPHYANYLEGRLVGAYILREFGFDAEPCIHAERLKEYEPEAVQVQSIDFGSLNLEDVQICGCDVSLRKVDDVVRSGITDLQIIKRLTHLAMGFCQGRFCLFNGAVVVSQRTGTPMDRLDIPVARPPLKNVRMKVTAGRD
- a CDS encoding galactokinase, translated to MYRVDSPGRVNLIGEHTDYALGYVMPMAIDLYTVLHAQTDERVRVYSQISREVKEFGLDEIRKASDWADYVRGIFWVLREEGYDVGGMKGILGGDLPIGSGLSSSASLELAVLAFLNEAYRLNLLPIEMALLAQKAENEFVGVPCGILDQFAVVHGKRDHAIFLDTDTLEHEYIRFPNDVQVLVFYTGVKRELSGSAYAERRTVAEETLRFLGKRTSKEVEEEELRNLPSLYRRFFGYIVRENRRVLEARDALRSGDVRAFGELMTASHWDLARNYEVSSEELDFFVRKAVEFGAYGAKLTGAGFGGSAVAIVPEELAPDVAMRVTDEYVRHFNWEPDYHLVSPSDGVSVRRV
- a CDS encoding NAD(P)/FAD-dependent oxidoreductase translates to MPSKELPERSEIVIIGGGIIGVTIAHELAKRGEEVTVIEKRFIGSGSTFRCGTGIRQQFNDESNVQVMKRSVELWKKYSEEYGFSFEQTGYLFLLYDDDEVEEFKRNIAIQNRFGVPTRLITPEEAKDIVPLLDISEVIAASWNPTDGKADPFHSTAKFALNAERFGAKLVEYTEVKDFLIENGEIKGLKTNRGVIRTGTVINATNAWAKLINAMAGIKTKIPIEPYKHQAVITQPIKKGSINPMVISFKYGHAYLTQTAHGGVVGGVGYELGPTYDLSPTYEFLREVSYYFTKIIPALRELLILRTWAGYYAKTPDSNAAIGKIEELSDYYIAAGFSGHGFMMAPAVAEMVADLVTKGRTDLPAAWYDPYRFERGELRTTAIQMG